In Lolium rigidum isolate FL_2022 chromosome 7, APGP_CSIRO_Lrig_0.1, whole genome shotgun sequence, the DNA window ATGGCACACGAACAGAGCAGAAATTTTACAAACAGGTAGTACAGATAACTGGTGCTTCAGACCAAGTCACACCACGAACACAGTGGTTACTAGCAGCAGCAGCTAACAAATCCTGAACTGAAAGCCTACAAACACAAATCGGCAGCCACCGCCCATGGCGCCGCGCCTATCATTCCAGGAAGGTGTCATCTCGCTTGCGCACCTCCACCTTGAGTGCGTGGTCGTCGCCTACCCCTACCCCGCGCAGCGCACGGAAGAAGCAGACGTCGCCGACGCCGAGGCCGTTGTCGACGCAGAACTGGTGCCACCCATACCTGAGCGTCGCGCGGGTCTTGCCATCCGCCCGGACGTTGTGCTTCAGGGACACGCTCCACTTCTCCCCGCGCATCCGCAGCACCACCTCTCTCCTCCTGTCGTACCCGTGCGCGTTCTGGAACGCCGGCGGCACGTTCTGCACCGCCAAGGCAAGGAATTAGCACAACTGAGCTAGTAATTGTACATGATGTTCTCAGCGTCTCATTACCAGGTACTGCTTCTGCCTGTCGCCCAGGTGGCTCGGTTTCAGCGTGACCGTGAACTGCGACGTCAGCGCGTCGTCCATCTTCATCTCcgccgtgctgctgctgctgatgtcGTTGCTGACACTGTCCATGCTGTTGTTGGTGCCGCTGTGGCTGCTGGTTCCACTGCCTGTGTCTGGCCAAATGCGAAATCATCCTTCTTAATTCTGTTCTTGCAAGCTAAGACATACTAGAAGAGAAAGAAGAAGCGTGTGTActggtgtcgtcgtcgtcgtggtagTGTCTGCGGCACAtgcttccgtcgaacaccttgactgtGAGAACGGCGTCGCCATCGTAACTGAAGACGAGGAAGTTCCCGAGCCCAATGTCGTGAGCACGGGCGAACGGCTGCCAGCCGCGCTCCAGGTACATGTGGCCTTCGCCGTCGAACAGCA includes these proteins:
- the LOC124672466 gene encoding B3 domain-containing protein Os03g0212300-like; its protein translation is MEAETAVFPDLSDFEFFMIILQNTWEKLRVPDKFAKLLDGQEPREVKLREASGGRRLWDVAVLFDGEGHMYLERGWQPFARAHDIGLGNFLVFSYDGDAVLTVKVFDGSMCRRHYHDDDDTSSGTSSHSGTNNSMDSVSNDISSSSTAEMKMDDALTSQFTVTLKPSHLGDRQKQYLNVPPAFQNAHGYDRRREVVLRMRGEKWSVSLKHNVRADGKTRATLRYGWHQFCVDNGLGVGDVCFFRALRGVGVGDDHALKVEVRKRDDTFLE